The window AGCCAAGAATTTTTCTATTAAAAATTATCACCATTTAGGCTATCAGAAGCACTTGAACGAAATGGATTCTGTGCGATTGATTAAAGAAGTGGAGTTTGACATCATCCGTTTAGCAGAAATGATGAATTCTACAGAAAAAACAGAACCTTTCTTCAGAAAAGCAGATCTGGTTACGGTAAATTGTGACGCTGTAGAAAGTTTCAGTGAACCATTTTCTATGAATCCGCAGGTAAATGGACTGAACAGAAGAGAAATCTGTGCGTACATGAAGGAGATCGGGCTGAGTGAAAATCTGAAGACGGTAGGGATTTTTAATTATAATATTTATTCGGAAAACCAGTTGAACCATCAGCTGCTGGCTCAAATGCTATGGTATCTGATCGAAGGGATTAATATTCAGCAATCTCATCCTAAAGAACGACAGTATGAATTGTTTTATGTTTTAATTGATGAAAGACAATTTGCATTTAAGCGTGATACTTTCAGTAATTTGTGGTATTTTGGTGACGATGAAAATATAGAAAACTGCATTCCCTGTTCAAGAAAGGATTTTGATGATGCCAAAAAGGGCTGGCTGAATGCAAGACTGACGAAATTTTAATGTATGATCAACGTTCCCCCGAGAATTTCAATTATTGTTCCCGTTTATAATGTCGAAAATTATTTGACAAAATGCCTTGACTCTCTAGTTAATCAGACGCATCAGAATATTGAGATTCTTATCATAGATGACGGAAGTAAAGATGAATCCGGGAAGATCATTAAAGAGTATGCAGAAAAGTATCCGGACAAAATAAAAGCCTTTGCCAAAGAAAATGGAGGGTTAAGTGATGCCAGGAATTTTGGTTTGGATAGAGCCGATGGGAATTATATAGGTTTTGTGGATAGTGATGACTATGTTACTGAAACCATGTTTGAAGAAATGCTTCAGCTGGCAGAGAAACATCAGGCAGGAATAGTGATCTGTAATATTCAGAAAGTAAATGAAAATGGGCAGGTAACCCAAAAGCTGACTCAGATTCCCAATATGCCCGAGAAAATAAAATTAGAAGACCATTTCTCAGTTTTTTCGGATATCAGCTACTTTGCCTGCAACAAATTGTTCAAAAAGGAACTTTTTAATCAGAAAAGGTTTAAAAAAGGAGTTCATTTTGAAGATATTCAGTTGATTCCACAGCTGCTGCTGGAGTGTGAAACTATCACACAGACTCAGAGCTTTCATTATCAATACCTGGAGCGTACAGATTCTATCACGAAAACCCATACGGAAAAAGGACTTGATATACTGAAAGCAGTACAGGATGTAGAAAATGTATTTGGAGAATCCAGATATGCTCATAAAAGAAAAGAACTTAAAAACTTTCAGATTTTTGAAGGAGTATATTCTTTTCTGGCTTATCTGGCTTTTGTAAAGGATGAAAAAATGTTTTACAGCATGGCTGATAAACTATCTGTTTTCATAAGAGAAAGACAAATAAAAATTCAAGATATATTGAACTATAGTCGTTTTGGTACAAATTATCTTTTATCTTTGCCGGTGAAAAAAAAGATTTTTTATCTGTTATTTTTTGCCGGACAGAAAAAATTGATAAGAAAATTGATATAAACACAAATGTAAGTACTATTGTTTCGGACAATGGAACACGGTGACAACATAGATAGATCATCGGTTTAGTTGAATAGATAATATGTACTGGATAAGAAAAGAATGAAAAACTTTGAATTGTTCTTAAGCGGATCGGGGATAAATATTTTCTATGTAAAAATAGGATTAGGTTTCGTATTTTCCTTTTTAATTACTTTTTTCTCCATCCCTACTATTGTAAAGATTTCCAGAAGGAAAAACCTTATGGATGAACCTGGTGTCAGAAGTTCACATCTTAGAAAAATCCCAAATCTTGGAGGGATTGCCATTTTTTATTCTATAGGAATATGTGCATCTATTTTTGCATATGAACTGTTTGATCTTTATAAATTCCTGTTTGCTTCACTTATTATCCTTCTGTATATAGGAGTGATGGACGATATTGTGGTCATGAGAGCTTATAAAAAGCTTGTGGCTCAAATCTTAGTATCTTCATTAATTGTCATTGGTTCAGATATCAGAATCAGGAGCTTATTTGGAATATTTGGAGTCTATGAGCTGGGGTATTTTGTAAGTGTAGTGTTCAGTATTATTACATTTATTATTCTTATTAATGCTTTCAATCTTATTGATGGAATTGATGGGCTGGCAGGTGGTTATTCTGTAATCTGCAGTGCGTTATTTGGAATCAGTTATTATAGGTTAGGTGAATACAATTATCCGTTGGTTGTTTTGTCAGTAATCATTATTGGGACTGTTTTGGCGTTTCTGTATTACAATCTGTCAAACTACAGAACCAATAAAATATTTATGGGAGACACGGGGTCTATGCTTTTAGGATTTCTATTAGCCTTTACTTCTATTTGTTTTATAGATATTTTTATAGATAAGAATCTTGCGGATGTACCTAGGTATCACCTGCAGTCAGCCCCGGTAGTGGCAGTAGCCATTCTAATTTTACCGATTGTAGATACATTGAATGTAATCATTGTGAGACTATATAACAAGAAGTCACCTTTTGATGCTGATAAGAACCATATTCATCACAAACTTCTGAAATTAAATCTTACCCATAGAAGATCTACGTTCTATATTATTTTATATTATTTAATGATTGTAGCAGCAGCCTATTATTTAAGACACACCAATGTAAATCTTTTGTTATTACTGATTGTTTTCTTAGGCTTTTTGGGAGCATATTTACCAGATTTGATATATCGGTTAAGAAATAACAAAAATTAACAATTAAATATTACTTTTGTAAACAATATTCAAATATGATGAAGAACTTTAAGTATTTATTTTTAATATTACCTTTTCTGCTTACCTCGTGCATTACCGTAAAGGATGTAAGGTATTTACAGCCAAATGAAAGCCTTGTAATCAATGAAGAAGGTCTTGTTCCCTACAATATTCCTGTATACAGGATTACCAAAAATGATATGCTTAACCTTAATATTGTGACTACACCCAAAGGAGATGCAGCACAATTTTACTCCGCATATAATACCTCAGGCGGAGTAGGTGGTGGTGGAGTTGTAAACGTTGGAGCTACAGGCGGTGCTACAGGTACAACATCAGGAGGAAATCTCAATTTCTATTTTAATGGATTAAAAGTAGATGGCAACGGAGATATTAATATTTTCGGAATAGGATATATTAAAGCAGAAGGAAGAACTCTTGATGATGTCTCAAAAGAAATACAAGCTAAAGTAAATGAAAATTTCCAGGAAGGAAAATCTCAAGTAAGACTGAATACCGACGGAATTACTTATTACATTCTTGGTGACTTGGAGACTACGGGATTATCAGGAGAAAAAATAGCTCATAAAAATACACTTACCATTACTGAAGCATTGGCTATTAATGGAGGGCTGAACAGAACCGTAGATAAAAAAGAAGTTGTTATCCATAGAAAACTTCCGGAAGGAATCAAAATTGCTAAAATAGATCTTACCCGTGAAGACCTTATGAACTCTCCTTACTATTATATACAGAATGGAGATGAAATTTATCTTAATACCAGAAGAAAAAGCTTGAACGGATTCGGTAAAGATCCTATCCAGACAATGCTTACTGGTGTTACGGCTATTACGACTGCATTATCTATATATGTACTCCTACAAAGACTTTAATTCTATGATCCCAGGAAAAGAAACTAACGTAGGAAAAAGCGAAGCTCCCAAAGATAAGTACGGAACTTTTGCATTGTTTGATATTGAACACTTTATAAGAAGGCTGCTTAAAAACTGGTATTGGTTTATCCTTATGTTCTTTATTGGTTATGCCGTCTCTTGGGCATATAGTAAGTATTATGCTCAGAATGTATATGCTTCAGACTTGTCTTTAAGTATCTCCAATAATACCTCAAGTTATTTTAGCCCTAATCAGTCCATTAATTTCATTTGGGGACAGGGAGGAAATCAAGATGGTGTTTATTTAAAGAAAATGCTTTTGTCAAGATCTCATAATGAATATTTGGTAAAGGAATTGAACCTTTTTGTGGGCTATTCTACCAAAGGATTTATAAAGACTACCTATCTGGATAAAGATGATTCCCCTGTTTTTTTCGAAATTGATAAAAAACATCTTCAGCAGGTAAATTATCCAATCACTATACTGCCAAAAGGAAATGGTACGTATGAAATAGTATTGCCTGAAGAAGGGCAATCCACAAGTTTGTATAATTATGAAGTAGAAGGCTTTCAGAATATTAATGCATACAATAGACCGGCAAATAAGATTATTAGAATCAATGAATGGTATAATTCTCCAAATTTGAGATTTAAGTTGGTTCAAAATCCGGTTACTCCTAACATCAAACTTGATAATATTATTATCAATTTAACGACTATAAACCAGGGGGTTAATGATATTGTATCTACCCTGGGAGTAGGGTTTGATAAGGAAATTAATACTATTATGATTATCAATAAAAAAGGGTATAATCTTAATGGTACGGTGAACTTCCTTAACAAATCAGTTGCTGAGCTTCAGAAAAAAGACTTGAAGATAAAAATATCGTTAATAAAAATACAACAGCTTACTTACAAGGAAGCCTGGACGGAATACGTAAAAGATTGGACTCCGCAGGTGCTGTCCTGAATAATCTGAAAACTTCAGAAAAACTTTATGATATTAAAAATAGAGATGAAAAATCTCTGGAAACTATAAAAGAACTTGAAGCTAAAAAAGCAGATATCATAAGCAAAGTTAACTCTCTGAATAATATTAGAAATACACTTCAGTCACAGAATTTTGATAAAATGATTGCTACGAATGCGGCAGGTTTTGAAGATGGATTCTTCTCCGCTTCAGTAAGCGAACTTAAGGCACTGTATACAAAAAGAAGCGAACTAGCTTTAATTTATAAACCTACTTCTGAGCCAATGAAAGAAGTAAACAGGTTAATTAATGAAGCTAAAACCAGTTCTTTTAACAGTTTAAAAAACTATTATACTAAATATTATGATGAGATCAATAAAATTGATCGTCAGGTATCAGACGCTAATGTTGATTTAACAACCTATCCTGAAAAAGAAAGAAGATATCTGGATGCAGAAAGAGGATATAATATGATTGAGGCTACCTATAACAGCCTTTTAAACAGACAGAATGAAGCCCGTTTAAATGTAGCAACCAATCAATCAGACATTAGTGTGATTGACCCGGCCAAAAATATTGGACAGGGGCCTGTAAGTCCTAATATTAAAACAGCAAAAACAAGTATAATAGGTGGAATGTTATTCATTCCAATACTGTTTATTCTTATAGGTGAGCTGCTTGATAATAAGATTAGAAATATTAAAGAGCTATTAGGAGTTACAAAAATTCCTCTTCTTGGAGTGATTGGAAATAACAACAGCGAAAATATGCTTACGGTTTTGGATCAGCCAAAATCATCTGTTTCAGAGGCATTTAGAGGAATCAGAGCCAATATGAGATTCCTGATGAATAATGAAGATGAGAAAGGGAAAGTGATATTGGTAACCTCTTCCGTAGGAGGGGAAGGAAAAACTTATGTTTCCATTAACCTGGCTTCTGTATTAGGCTTAAGTGATAAAAAGACAATTCTTTTAGGAATGGACCTTAGAAAACCAAAGATCTTTGGTGATTTTAAGATTGATAACAAATATGGTATATCAAACTATCTTACAGGAGAAGTACATATTGATCAGATTATTAATCATACAAAAATCCCGAATCTGGATGTTGCTACCTCAGGACCTATTCCTCCAAACCCTTCAGAATTACTGATGAGTCAGAAGAATGTTCAGTTCTTACAGGAACTGAAGGAAAAATATGATTTTATTATTATAGATTCTCCGCCGGCCGGCCTGGTAGCAGATTCTTATGAACTCATGAAATACTCTGATGCCAATATCTATGTGGTGCGTCATGAGTATACCGAAAAATATATGATGAAGCTCATCACAGAGAAATATCAGAATAATGAAATTGAACATTTAGGACTTATTTATAACGATTATAATACGAAGCAGGGATACGGGTATGGCTATGGTTACGGATACGGCTATGGTTACGGCTATTTTGATGAAGATAAAAATTATAAAGAACCGCTATTAATTAGATTACGGAATAAGATGCAGAGAATGTTTAATAAAAAATAGAGCCTTAAACCCTCATTCGATGGGGGTTTTTTCATACTATATGTATTTTCATTCTATGGAAAAAAGAATATTTTTGCCACTTTGCCGTTTACTTTATAACAAATTATGTTTTTTTGTTTATTTTTAACTAAACATTAAGATTATCATTAATATAAAAATGTTTTATATTTGCAAAAATTAAATTTTAAAATAACCATAAATCCATATTCTTTTATGAATAAAAAATTATTGTTTAGCTTCCTTGCCTTCCTTGGAGTGGTAAGTGTTAAAGCACAAAGAAACGAATTGGGGGTTCGTCTAGGTATGAGTAACCTAGTGGGTGATGTAGGGAGCACAAGTTATATTTTACAAAAGCCGTTGGATTTAAATAGAATGTCGGATTGGGGGATCCCATTTTATGGTGGAATTTTATATAGATTTAATTTTAACCCGCACCAAACTGTTAGATTGGATTTAGGGTATAACCAAATTCAGTTTAGCGATAAAGCTGCAAAAGAAGAATATAGAAGAAATAGAAATGCATACGGGAAAAACAATGTATATGAAGCAAGTTTAATGTTTGAATATAATTTTTTCCCGGTTAATAATGAACAGATCAGTATGGTGAGTCCATATATTTTCGGAGGTATTGGAGCCTTGATGTTTGATGCGCCTAAAGCTAATCTTTCCCATGATTTCAGAAGAGATCCGGATGGAGTGGCATTGGCTCCGATTAATGAAATGGACTTTAAAACAAACACTGAATATTCATTAGGAAAAAAAGTTACCATGCATATCCCTTTTGGAGTAGGGCTAAAGTATAAATTTAACCATACTTGGGCTATATTTGCAGAAGCAACATTTAGATATACTCTGACAGATCAGCTTGATCATAGTAAGATTCTTTCTGAGGATGTAAAAAGTTCCTTTAATGCTGATATCCTGGATCCGGTTTCAGGAGGCTCATTATTAGAATCAGGAAACTATTACGCCGTTGCAAAGGAAAGAGAAGAAGAGTTTATTAAAAAAAGAAATATTGGAGATGATAAATCCAAAGACTGGTTAAATACATTCAGTTTAGGATTGACGTTTTCGTTTGGAAGACCTCCATGTTATTGTGATTAATTAATATGTCGTTGATTAAAGATAAAATAAATTCTGAGAATTTACCAAAACACGTAGCCATCATTATGGATGGTAATGGGAGATGGGCAAAATCTCGTGGCGAAGAAAGAACCTTCGGTCACAAAAATGCCATTAATGCTGTAAGAAATGCTATTAATGCATGTAATGAGATCAATATCCCTTATTTAACACTTTACACATTTTCTTCAGAAAATTGGAGCCGTCCATCTGAAGAAGTGAATACCCTCATGAACTTACTTGTGGAAACCCTGCTGCTGGAAGCAGAGGAAATCTTTAGTAAAGGATTGAGAATGCATGTGATAGGGAATCTTGAGAAGCTGCCTGATTTAGTAAGAGAGCAGCTGCAGCGTGTGGTAGAACTTACAAAAGAAAACACAAAAGGAAACCTTGTACTGGCGATCAGCTATGGCTCACAAAACGAAATACTGGATGCCGTTAAAAATATCAGCTCAGATGTAAAAGAAGGAAAAGTAGATGTAGAGAATATAGATGAAAAATTATTCGAAAATTATCTCTATACCAAAGATTTTCCTCCTGTAGATCTATTGATAAGAACCAGTGGCGAAATAAGAATAAGCAACTTCCTTCTTTGGCAGATTGCTTATGCTGAATTACAGTTTTTAAATGTTCTATGGCCGGATTTTACCAAAGATATTTTCTTCCAATGTATTGTTGATTATCAAAACAAAGAAAGAAGATACGGATTAACCGGAGAGCAGATACAAGGCCAATAAATTTTAAGAAAAGAAAGACTCGATAAAATGAAGTTTAGACTATTACCCATCATTATGTTTGCTGCTTCTGCACATTTTTATGGACAAGTAACGCCACAGGACAGCACAAAAGTAAACAATGCTGTACATGCAGACAATGAGGTAGGTACTTATACACTTAAAGACATTGTTGTAGATGGGGTAAAAAAATATACACCAGCTCAGATCCTTAGATTTACTGGCTTATCCAAAGGAGAAAGCGTAGATATTCCGGGGCAGAAAATCAGTAATGCGGTTAAGAAGCTTTGGGATACCCAATCTTTTCTGAAGTGGAAGTGTACGTTCAAAGTATTGAAGGACAAACTGTTGTTCTTAAATTCTATCTTCAGGATCTGAAAGAACTTGGAGAAGTGAAATTTAAAGGCAAAGGAATTGGGAAATCAAAAGGTGAAAAACTGGCTAAAGATAACAATCTAAAGCCTGGGACAAAGATTACTCAAAATCTGGTGTCAAGTCTTAAAACAAACATTCCGAAAGACTATATCAAAAAGGTTTTGCTGATGCCAAAATCACGATTGAAGATAAGGTAAATGCGGGAGATCCTGCTTTGGTAGACTGGACGATCAATCTTGACAAGGGTAAGAGAATTAAAATTGACCATATTGAATTTGAAGGGAATCAGAATGTAACCGATAGAAAGCTTAGAAATAAAGCCTTTAAAGAAACAAAACAGAAACGTTTCAGCATCGGTGGTATTTTGAAATCATCCAAATTCATTGAAGATAAATACCAGGAAGATAAACAAAGCCTGATCAATTATTATAACTCTTTAGGATACAGAGACGCAAAAATCGTTTCAGATTCTGTATGGAGGAATAAGAAGAACAACTACGAAATCAATGTAAAACTTAACGAAGGTAAAAAGTATTATATCGGGGATATTACGTTCACTGGTAATACAGTTTATGCTACTGAATATTTACAGAGATTACTAGGATATAAGAAAGGAGATATCTATGATGCCGTAGGATTCAACAAAAAAGTTGGTGAAGACGGTGGTAAAGAAGATGATTCCGATATTAAATCCGTTTATATGAATAACGGATACCTTTTCTCCAATGTAACACCGGTTGAAAAATCAGTGAACGGTGATGCCGTAAACCTGGAGATCAGAATTAACGAAGGAGAGCAGGCTACCTGGAACAAAGTAACATGGCAGGGGAATACAACAACCCATGACCACGTAATCCTTAGAGCGTTAAGAACAAAACCAGGAGAATTGTTCAAAAAAACCGAAATCAAGAGAACTTATTTTGATTTGGCAGGGATGTCATTCTTTGATCCGCAACAGATCGGTCAGGATATTCAGCCTAACCAGGTTGATAATACAGTAGATGTTAACTGGAAGCTTGTAGAAAAAGGATCTTCCCAGGTTCAGCTGCAGGCTGGTTATGGTGGTAATAGCTTTATTGGTACTTTAGGATTAACGTTCAATAACTTCTCATTGAGAAACTTCCTGAAGTTTAAAGACTTTAAACCAGTACCACAGGGTGATGGGCAGACTTTCTCCATTCAGGTACAGGCAGGGCAGTACTTCCAGAACTATGGAGTATCCTTTACAGAACCTTGGCTATTCGGGACAAGACCTACAGCTCTTTCTGTAAGTTTAAATAATTCAAGAGTGCGATACAGTGATGGATTGGGAGGTTCCCAAAAACTAAATATTTTCTCCGCATCAGTAGGTTTGAACAGACTATTAAACTGGCCGGATGATTATTTCTCACTATATACAGGATTACAGTTCCAGAAGTACGACTTTAATAATTATCCATTCCAGTTTGGAACGGAAACAGAGATGTATGGAACAGCTAATAACTTTAGTATCAACCTAGGATTAAGTAGAAACTCAGCAGGTATAGATCCTATTTTCCCTACAATGGGTTCCAATATTGAACTTTCTGCTAAGCTAACTCCTCCATATTCATTGTTTAGTAATAAAAACTATGAAACAATGAAGGCGGTTGATAAATACAAGTGGATGGAGTTCTATAAAGTCAAGTTTAAAGCAGATGTTTATAACGAAATTGCCGGTAAACTTGTGTTGAGATCTTCCGCTGAAATGGGCTTCATGGATGGCTATAACAAAAACCTTGGGGCACCGCCATTTGAGAGATTCTATGTAGGGGGTACAGGATTATTCGGAGGTAGATATGATGGTAGAGAATTGATTCCTTTAAGAGGATATGAAAATGCGAGTACTTATGGAGGTGAAGGTGAAGATATCACTCAAAAAGGAGGGGGTACAATCTATAACAGATTTACTTTAGAATTAAGATATCCGATTTCAATGAACCAAACAGCTAAAATTTATGCATTAACATTTGCTGAAGGAGGTAACGTTTGGAACTCATGGGGTAATTATAATCCATTCCAGTTGAAAAGATCAGTAGGTGTGGGAGTTAGAGTTTATATGGGAGCGTTTGGATTGATTGGGTTCGACTTTGCTTATGGATTTGATAAGACAATGTCCGGAAACCCATCAGGATGGCGAAACCACTTCTTGATGAACCAATCATTATAATTATAAATATGAAGAACTTTAAAATAACCATCACTTTTGTATTGCTCTTAATTTTTGGGTTTGGAAATGCCCAGAAAATCGGAGTGGTAGATACTAATGAAATTTTAAATAAATTACCTCAGTATAAAGAAGCCGAAGCGAGACTAAACTCTCAGATTGATACCTGGCAGTCAGAACTTCAAAACCTGCAGTCAGAGTATGAACGAAAAAAGGCGGCCTTTGAAAGTGAAAAAGTGTTATTGATAGGCGATCAGCTGAAATTGAGA of the Chryseobacterium capnotolerans genome contains:
- a CDS encoding formimidoylglutamase, with the translated sequence MDFEDFIISPRNFKTESWQIGNRIAKDIKEDSIVLLFVSDYRGAGGDAEVQDFTAVRKEFYKLSQLDFEIPIVDLGDLVSGKSVQDTHYILQEVLSACHYKRALPVIIGGSNDFAFSLFSALNFHQKSINYTQISNIISLKQGEEINEYTFLGKIFGAKNFSIKNYHHLGYQKHLNEMDSVRLIKEVEFDIIRLAEMMNSTEKTEPFFRKADLVTVNCDAVESFSEPFSMNPQVNGLNRREICAYMKEIGLSENLKTVGIFNYNIYSENQLNHQLLAQMLWYLIEGINIQQSHPKERQYELFYVLIDERQFAFKRDTFSNLWYFGDDENIENCIPCSRKDFDDAKKGWLNARLTKF
- a CDS encoding glycosyltransferase family 2 protein — protein: MINVPPRISIIVPVYNVENYLTKCLDSLVNQTHQNIEILIIDDGSKDESGKIIKEYAEKYPDKIKAFAKENGGLSDARNFGLDRADGNYIGFVDSDDYVTETMFEEMLQLAEKHQAGIVICNIQKVNENGQVTQKLTQIPNMPEKIKLEDHFSVFSDISYFACNKLFKKELFNQKRFKKGVHFEDIQLIPQLLLECETITQTQSFHYQYLERTDSITKTHTEKGLDILKAVQDVENVFGESRYAHKRKELKNFQIFEGVYSFLAYLAFVKDEKMFYSMADKLSVFIRERQIKIQDILNYSRFGTNYLLSLPVKKKIFYLLFFAGQKKLIRKLI
- a CDS encoding glycosyltransferase family 4 protein produces the protein MKNFELFLSGSGINIFYVKIGLGFVFSFLITFFSIPTIVKISRRKNLMDEPGVRSSHLRKIPNLGGIAIFYSIGICASIFAYELFDLYKFLFASLIILLYIGVMDDIVVMRAYKKLVAQILVSSLIVIGSDIRIRSLFGIFGVYELGYFVSVVFSIITFIILINAFNLIDGIDGLAGGYSVICSALFGISYYRLGEYNYPLVVLSVIIIGTVLAFLYYNLSNYRTNKIFMGDTGSMLLGFLLAFTSICFIDIFIDKNLADVPRYHLQSAPVVAVAILILPIVDTLNVIIVRLYNKKSPFDADKNHIHHKLLKLNLTHRRSTFYIILYYLMIVAAAYYLRHTNVNLLLLLIVFLGFLGAYLPDLIYRLRNNKN
- a CDS encoding polysaccharide biosynthesis/export family protein; translated protein: MKNFKYLFLILPFLLTSCITVKDVRYLQPNESLVINEEGLVPYNIPVYRITKNDMLNLNIVTTPKGDAAQFYSAYNTSGGVGGGGVVNVGATGGATGTTSGGNLNFYFNGLKVDGNGDINIFGIGYIKAEGRTLDDVSKEIQAKVNENFQEGKSQVRLNTDGITYYILGDLETTGLSGEKIAHKNTLTITEALAINGGLNRTVDKKEVVIHRKLPEGIKIAKIDLTREDLMNSPYYYIQNGDEIYLNTRRKSLNGFGKDPIQTMLTGVTAITTALSIYVLLQRL
- a CDS encoding DUF6089 family protein gives rise to the protein MNKKLLFSFLAFLGVVSVKAQRNELGVRLGMSNLVGDVGSTSYILQKPLDLNRMSDWGIPFYGGILYRFNFNPHQTVRLDLGYNQIQFSDKAAKEEYRRNRNAYGKNNVYEASLMFEYNFFPVNNEQISMVSPYIFGGIGALMFDAPKANLSHDFRRDPDGVALAPINEMDFKTNTEYSLGKKVTMHIPFGVGLKYKFNHTWAIFAEATFRYTLTDQLDHSKILSEDVKSSFNADILDPVSGGSLLESGNYYAVAKEREEEFIKKRNIGDDKSKDWLNTFSLGLTFSFGRPPCYCD
- a CDS encoding isoprenyl transferase — protein: MSLIKDKINSENLPKHVAIIMDGNGRWAKSRGEERTFGHKNAINAVRNAINACNEINIPYLTLYTFSSENWSRPSEEVNTLMNLLVETLLLEAEEIFSKGLRMHVIGNLEKLPDLVREQLQRVVELTKENTKGNLVLAISYGSQNEILDAVKNISSDVKEGKVDVENIDEKLFENYLYTKDFPPVDLLIRTSGEIRISNFLLWQIAYAELQFLNVLWPDFTKDIFFQCIVDYQNKERRYGLTGEQIQGQ